Within the Methanobacterium sp. BRmetb2 genome, the region GGGACTGTCAAGAAAATAGTTAAATAAATTCATTCTTTAAAGTCCATCGTTTTATAATTAATATTCATCCTTAATTTCTTTCATCATTATGCATGCTTTGCATGTGGTTGATGATGATGGTTCACCACAATAAACGCATTCAAAAAGTTGGATGTCCGGTTTTTTAAATCTAAATGATTTTTTAAAAGATTCCAGTATGGCAAACTTTGTTCCTGGTTTTTTAGATTCAGCCTCATTCAGGAAATTTTTGATTTTCGATCTTAGAGACCTTGAAGAATATGGACATTCAGCAAAATGGACGTCTACATCATTTAGAACTGCCCACATACCTACTTCCTTCTCGGGAATATTCCAAAGGGGTTTTATTCGTGGAATTAACCTCGGATGGATTGAATCCAGTTTAGGTCCGAACTTGTAAAACTTAATAAGATCGGCACGGGCAAAACTCATTAAAAAGGATTGGATCTCATCATCAAGATTATGTCCTGTGGCAATTTTAACTGCACCCTCTTCATAGGCGGTTTTGTTCAATAAATATCTTCTAAAAACACCGCAAGGAATACATGCACTTTTATAATTTGTGGAAATATCATCCAGACTAAAATCAAATTCATCTTTAAAGGATCTAAGTATAAATTTCACATCTAAATTCTCAGCATGCTTTCGAGCAGCCATGATTCCACTTTCACGATAACCAGCAATACCTTCATCTATAGATATGGCGAAAATTTCAAAATCAAGTTCTTTTTGAAGCATGTGAAGCATGTGCAAAGTTAAAATACTATCTTTACCACCAGATACTGCTATGGCAATCTTATCTCCAGATTCTATTAATTTGTATTGTTTAGCCGTGCTACGTACAATATTCTCAATTTTCTGATTAAAAATTTCTGGATCCATAGACTAACCTTGACAAATGTGCATTAAATTGGGTTAAGAACAGTAATACTAGTTATTATACTATTTAATGTTTAATAAAAAAATTTTGCTTAAAAATTATATAATAATTTAAACATATATAAAAAACATGATATCTGCTGAAATTACCATAATCCCTATTGGAACTGGTAAAACCAGTTTAAGCGATTATGTTGCTGCTGCAGTAGCTGCTCTAGATAAAAATGGAGTGCCATACAAGGTAAGTGGAATGGGAACTATAATCGAAAGCAATGATCTTGAAGAAGTTTTGGATGCCGTTAAAGTAGCCCATGAAGCCGTATTCTTTAAAGGAACAGATAGAGTTGCTACCAGTATTATAATCGATGATAGGAGAGATGTGGAAAAAAGTATAAAAGAAAAAGTAAGTTCTGTGAGAGAAAAATTGGAAAAATAAGATTATAACTTCTTAATTAAGAATGTTATAACTAAAAATATAGTGAATATTAAAATAACATATCCACTACTCTTTCATTATCTTTTTAAATAGTTAAAAATGTGCAAAAATTATAATATTGTTTTTGATGCATTTTTAAGAGTTTGAACTATCTTTTCCAGATCTATTTTTGTTAAGCTGGGATGAACTGGGATTGAAATTACTTCTCCTGCAGCATTTTCTGCTTCTGGACAATGGGCTTTGAACCCTAATTTCTGGTACAACTCCTGTTTATAGATTGGTTTAGGATAATGAATACCGGTACCAATGCCATTATCATTTAAGAATTTTATCATTGCATTCCTTTTTGTTTTATTCACTCTTATTGTATATTGATGGAAAACGTGCTTTACACCTTTCTGTACATGAGGTGGTATGATCCCATTCATCGATTTTATATTCTCGGTAAAGTATTCAGCATTTTTAATTCTCTTATTGTTAAATTCATTTAATTTTTTAAGTTGCATAATACCTATTGCTG harbors:
- a CDS encoding TIGR00269 family protein, whose translation is MDPEIFNQKIENIVRSTAKQYKLIESGDKIAIAVSGGKDSILTLHMLHMLQKELDFEIFAISIDEGIAGYRESGIMAARKHAENLDVKFILRSFKDEFDFSLDDISTNYKSACIPCGVFRRYLLNKTAYEEGAVKIATGHNLDDEIQSFLMSFARADLIKFYKFGPKLDSIHPRLIPRIKPLWNIPEKEVGMWAVLNDVDVHFAECPYSSRSLRSKIKNFLNEAESKKPGTKFAILESFKKSFRFKKPDIQLFECVYCGEPSSSTTCKACIMMKEIKDEY